The nucleotide window ATTACAGCAATTTTTTCCGGCAATTGGGCGCCAAGTCGGAGATAAAATTGAAATTCTAGATGGCTCACGTCGACGTGCTGCCGCATTGCTCAGCAAAGTTGGGTTAACCGTTTTAGTCACTCAAGCAGAACTTAGTATTGATGATGCACGTCAACTAGCAGCCGATATTCAAACAGCTAAAGAACATAATATACGCGAAATTGGATTACGTTTACTTAAGTTACGCGAGAATGGCATGAGTCAGAAAGAAATTGCTGAAGTTGAAAGGCTATCTGCTGCAAAGGTTACTAGAGCTATTCAAGCTGCTTCTGTTCCTTCTGAAATTGTTGCTATTTTTCCTATCCAGTCTGAATTAACTTACCCTGACTACAAGTTATTACTTGATGTACACTCTCAAATTCTTAAGGATGGAGGCTCGATTGATTTGCTCCTCAAGAATGTTCATGAGGCGAAGGGGGAGCTTGATAAATTAGAATACCTTCCTCCAGATGAACAGAAGAACATATTGATCAATCTTTTTAAACAAGAGGCTAAAAGTCTCCTCTCACAAGAAAAGAATACTAAAGCTATTGTTAAGCCACTATGGTCTTTTGAAGGAAAAGATGTCTTTGCACGTAAACGTATTAAAGATCGTTCATTTAGCTATGAGTTCAATCGTGTACCTAAAGCTTTTCAAGAGGAGCTTGATCGAATGATCCAAGTTGTAATGAGAAAACATTTCCAAGAATAGTTTTCCATTGAGGTAATGCGATTAAGAATATGATTGTAGTTTGTTTTTAATGATTTCAGGCTGAAATCACCATTTAATAAAGTACCAACGCATAATGTTAATGGTGTGTATAGAGCTAGCTACAGTCTCTAAATTTTGAAATGTAGAAATATGGAAGATTTTTTTAGATATCAATTCATAGGATATTTTGACTTAGCACTCTCATTAAACTTGTACTTCAGTTGGGTAATGACTCCAACTTATTGATAGTGTTTTATGTTCAGATAATGCCCGATGACTTTGTCATGCAGCTCCACCGATTTTGAGAACGACAGCGACTTCCGTCCCAGCCGTGCCAGGTGCTGCCTCAGATTCAGGTTATGCCGCTCAATTCGCTGCGTATATCGCTTGCTGATTACGTGCAGCTTTCCCTTCAGGCGGGATTCATACAGCGGCCAGCCATCCGTCATCCATATCACCACGTCAAAGGGTGACAGCAGGCTCATAAGACGCCCCAGCGTCGCCATAGTGCGTTCACCGAATACGTGCGCAACAACCGTCTTCCGGAGCCTGTCATACGCGTAAAACAGCCAGCGCTGGCGCGATTTAGCCCCGACATAGCCCCACTGTTCGTCCATTTCCGCGCAGACGATGACGTCACTGCCCGGCTGTATGCGCGAGGTTACCGACTGCGGCCTGAGTTTTTTAAGTGACGTAAAATCGTGTTGAGGCCAACGCCCATAATGCGGGCAGTTGCCCGGCATCCAACGCCATTCATGGCCATATCAATGATTTTCTGGTGCGTACCGGGTTGAGAAGCGGTGTAAGTGAACTGCAGTTGCCATGTTTTACGGCAGTGAGAGCAGAGATAGCTCTGATGTCCGGCGGTGCTTTTGCCGTTACGCACCACCCCGTCAGTAGCTGAACAGGAGGGACAGCTGATAGAAACAGAAGCCACTGGAGCACCTCAAAAACACCATCATACACTAAATTAGTAAGTTGGCAGCATCACCTTTTGCGTCTATAGTCATGATGTCAAATGAACGCGTTTCGACAGGAAATCATCATGAATAAATATCAGGCAGTTATTATTGGTTTTGGCAAGGCTGGAAAAACATTAGCCGTCACGCTGGCAAAAGCAGGTTGGCGTGTGGCTCTCATCGAACAATCAAATGCAATGTATGGCGGGACCTGTATTAATATCGGCTGTATCCCAACCAAAACATTGGTTCATGACGCACAGCAGCACACAGATTTTGTCCGTGCCATACAGCGTAAAAATGAAGTGGTTAATTTTTTACGTAATAAGAATTTTCATAATCTTGCGGATATGCCCAATATCGACGTGATCGACGGCCAGGCGGAGTTTATCAATAATCATAGCCTGCGTGTTCATCGGCCTGAGGGAAATTTGGAGATTCATGGCGAGAAAATTTTTATTAATACCGGTGCACAAGCCGTGGTTCCGCCAATTCCTGGAATTACCACCACGCCTGGTGTATATGACAGCACCGGATTACTTAATCTAAAAGAATTGCCTGGGCATTTAGGTATTTTGGGCGGCGGATATATTGGCGTTGAGTTCGCCTCTATGTTCGCTAATTTTGGCAGCAAAGTAACCATTTTAGAGGCAGCTTCGCTGTTTTTTCCTCGGGAAGATCGGGATATTGCTGATAATATCGCGACGATTTTACGCGATCAGGGCGTCGATATTATCCTCAATGCCCATGTGGAGCGAATCAGTCACCATGAAAATCAAGTGCAAGTGCATAGCGAGCACGCCCAACTGGCGGTGGATGCACTGTTAATAGCTTCCGGTCGTCAACCGGCTACCGCTTCGTTACATCCAGAAAATGCCGGTATCGCAGTAAACGAGCGCGGGGCAATTGTCGTTGACAAGCGATTACATACCACCGCAGACAATATTTGGGCGATGGGAGATGTTACCGGCGGGCTGCAATTTACTTACATATCACTGGATGATTACCGCATTGTACGTGATGAGTTACTGGGTGAAGGCAAACGTAGTACTGATGATCGGAAAAATGTGCCTTATTCCGTATTTATGACACCGCCCCTGTCCAGGGTTGGTATGACAGAAGAACAAGCCAGAGAGAGTGGTGCTGATATTCAGGTGGTGACATTGCCTGTAGCTGCAATTCCGCGCGCCAGAGTGATGAACGATACCCGTGGGGTATTAAAAGCGATTGTTGATAATAAAACCCAACGTATATTAGGGGCATCACTGCTGTGTGTTGACTCCCACGAGATGATCAATATAGTGAAAATGGTGATGGATGCCGGGCTGCCTTATAGCATATTACGCGATCAGATATTTACTCATCCGTCGATGAGCGAATCACTCAATGATCTATTTTCATTAGTCAAATAAACTCAAAATCAGACGCCAGAACAAATATTCTGGCGTCTCAGAGAAAAGAATCTTATTAATTCTCTGTTACTCTATAACTTCTTAATCACTTCATTGATGGTATTTTATATGTTTAAAAAATCGGTGATGCTGCCAACTTACTGATTTAGTGTATGATGGTGTTTTTGAGGTGCTCCAGTGGCTTCTGTTTCTATCAGCTGTCCCTCCTGTTCAGCTACTGACGGGGTGGTGCGTAACGGCAAAAGCACCGCCGGACATCAGCGCTATCTCTGCTCTCACTGCCGTAAAACATGGCAACTGCAGTTCACTTACACCGCTTCTCAACCCGGTACGCACCAGAAAATCATTGATATGGCCATGAATGGCGTTGGATGCCGGGCAACTGCCCGCATTATGGGCGTTGGCCTCAACACGATTTTACGTCACTTAAAAAACTCAGGCCGCAGTCGGTAACCTCGCGCATACAGCCGGGCAGTGACGTCATCGTCTACGCGGAAATGGACGAACAGTGGGGCTATGTCGGGGCTAAATCGCGCCAGCGCTGGCTGTTTTACGCGTATGACAGGCTCCGGAAGACGGTTGTTGCGCACGTATTCGGTGAACGCACTATGGCGACGCTGGGGCGTCTTATGAGCCTGCTGTCACTCTTTGACGTGGTGATATGGATGACGGATGGCTGGCCGCTGTATGAATCCCGCCTGAAGGGAAAGCTGCACGTAATCAGCAAGCGATATACGCAGCGAATTGAGCGGCATAACCTGAATCTGAGGCAGCACCTGGCACGGCTGGGACGGAAGTCGCTGTCGTTCTCAAAATCGGTGGAGCTGCATGACAAAGTCATCGGGCATTATCTGAACATAAAACACTATCAATAAGTTGGAGTCATTACCGGAAATAGCCCCCTTATAAATCCTACTTTGTTGATATTTACATGCGTAAACAACACTAAAATGAGTATTTAGTCTCAATGGCGATATATGATTTTTTCTGGTAAATATCATAAAAATTATTAACGAGGATGACTATGAGTGGTCACGAAAGTAATTCTGATGAAATTGACCTTTTTGAACTGCTATTACAGTTATGGAATGGTAGGAAAACTATCATTATAACGGTATGTTTCACGGTAATGTTGGCTGTCGGATACCTAAATTTTGCAAAAGAAAAATGGACATCAATCGCGATTATTACACCGCCACAACTTGGTCAGTTGGCTGATTATTCAAATATGAAAAAAGCACTCGAGATAAAAATACAGACTATCACTACAGAATTAGATGCTCAGGTAAAGACTGCTCAGGAGAAAAAAGTACGGCGCTTAAGTGTCTTGTCAGAGGCATTAAAAATTGCTGAAGCTACGAATACCAAGAGCATTATGCTCAAAGAGGCAAATGAACTTTCTGATGAGATGTTATTTATGCTAGGTGTACCTGCTTTAAAAACTATTATTGCCAATGAAAGCTTTTGGCCATTGTATTTGAGTGATAGCTACTACTCAAATCTAGAGACATTACGCGCGCTGGGCGAGATTAAAATCAGAGATGATAGGAGTGTAACGTTAGAAGCATTTTCATTTTCACAACAACCGTCGTTGCCCGTCATAAAGGATGCGCCGAAAAAGACACTAATATTAGTCCTATCTGTATTGCTAGGTGGCTTGATCGGTGCGGGAATTGTACTGTGTAGGGAGTTTCTTCGTCATTACTCTGCGTCCTAGCGCCTGAACAGTCTGTGCTACTTGCCTAAGTCGGTATTGTACTTGGCTAAGGTTTATACGTTATTCTTTCATTAAGATACGAAAAAAAGTAAAAGTCGGATATCTTCATGTCCAGGTGTTTGATAAGCCGAATTAGCCTTTTAATAACGCAGAAATTGAATACGACTAACATCGCACAATAATGGTCAGGCTGCCGGATAGCGGCCTGACTCCATTACTTCACCCAGTCTTCTAATACCAAATTTGGCACCCGCTCAAACTCTCTGACATTATTCGTCACCAGAATGGTGCCGGCCGCAATCGCATGCCCAGCAATCGCCGTGTCGTTGGGACCGATGGGTGTACCGGCTGCGGTTAGCGCCGCTTTGACACTTGCAGTGGCATCTACCGCGGCACGATCCCACGGCAGGATAGC belongs to Hafnia alvei and includes:
- a CDS encoding ParB family protein, which translates into the protein MNTKRKTIGRTFNGSQISTDDERAIINQRFTLSSGKTAVFNLERVSAEDVAEKTFVQLVVNGRDQSGLTEASLSDITRTIKLQQFFPAIGRQVGDKIEILDGSRRRAAALLSKVGLTVLVTQAELSIDDARQLAADIQTAKEHNIREIGLRLLKLRENGMSQKEIAEVERLSAAKVTRAIQAASVPSEIVAIFPIQSELTYPDYKLLLDVHSQILKDGGSIDLLLKNVHEAKGELDKLEYLPPDEQKNILINLFKQEAKSLLSQEKNTKAIVKPLWSFEGKDVFARKRIKDRSFSYEFNRVPKAFQEELDRMIQVVMRKHFQE
- a CDS encoding IS1-like element IS1A family transposase (programmed frameshift); the encoded protein is MASVSISCPSCSATDGVVRNGKSTAGHQSYLCSHCRKTWQLQFTYTASQPGTHQKIIDMAMNGVGCRATARIMGVGLNTILRHFKKLRPQSVTSRIQPGSDVIVCAEMDEQWGYVGAKSRQRWLFYAYDRLRKTVVAHVFGERTMATLGRLMSLLSPFDVVIWMTDGWPLYESRLKGKLHVISKRYTQRIERHNLNLRQHLARLGRKSLSFSKSVELHDKVIGHYLNIKHYQ
- the rclA gene encoding reactive chlorine resistance oxidoreductase RclA, producing MNKYQAVIIGFGKAGKTLAVTLAKAGWRVALIEQSNAMYGGTCINIGCIPTKTLVHDAQQHTDFVRAIQRKNEVVNFLRNKNFHNLADMPNIDVIDGQAEFINNHSLRVHRPEGNLEIHGEKIFINTGAQAVVPPIPGITTTPGVYDSTGLLNLKELPGHLGILGGGYIGVEFASMFANFGSKVTILEAASLFFPREDRDIADNIATILRDQGVDIILNAHVERISHHENQVQVHSEHAQLAVDALLIASGRQPATASLHPENAGIAVNERGAIVVDKRLHTTADNIWAMGDVTGGLQFTYISLDDYRIVRDELLGEGKRSTDDRKNVPYSVFMTPPLSRVGMTEEQARESGADIQVVTLPVAAIPRARVMNDTRGVLKAIVDNKTQRILGASLLCVDSHEMINIVKMVMDAGLPYSILRDQIFTHPSMSESLNDLFSLVK
- a CDS encoding IS1-like element IS1A family transposase (programmed frameshift), whose translation is MASVSISCPSCSATDGVVRNGKSTAGHQRYLCSHCRKTWQLQFTYTASQPGTHQKIIDMAMNGVGCRATARIMGVGLNTILRHFKKLRPQSVTSRIQPGSDVIVYAEMDEQWGYVGAKSRQRWLFYAYDRLRKTVVAHVFGERTMATLGRLMSLLSLFDVVIWMTDGWPLYESRLKGKLHVISKRYTQRIERHNLNLRQHLARLGRKSLSFSKSVELHDKVIGHYLNIKHYQ
- a CDS encoding Wzz/FepE/Etk N-terminal domain-containing protein; this translates as MSGHESNSDEIDLFELLLQLWNGRKTIIITVCFTVMLAVGYLNFAKEKWTSIAIITPPQLGQLADYSNMKKALEIKIQTITTELDAQVKTAQEKKVRRLSVLSEALKIAEATNTKSIMLKEANELSDEMLFMLGVPALKTIIANESFWPLYLSDSYYSNLETLRALGEIKIRDDRSVTLEAFSFSQQPSLPVIKDAPKKTLILVLSVLLGGLIGAGIVLCREFLRHYSAS